A portion of the Malania oleifera isolate guangnan ecotype guangnan chromosome 3, ASM2987363v1, whole genome shotgun sequence genome contains these proteins:
- the LOC131151693 gene encoding uncharacterized protein LOC131151693 isoform X2, translating to MALETEAVAAPEIPLSETEINWDRLDKTRFHIIGAVLFTAQSALLHPTAVVKTRMQVAGSELLRMHGITVFSHTLKNDGIPGIFRGFGTSAIGSLPGRVLALTSLEVSKDVMLKYTEGLNMPEATRVGVANGVAGMLSNLVSCVYYVPLDVICLRLMVQGLPGTTFCSGPFDVIRKVVKDEGFRGMYRGFGLTAVTQSPASALWWGTYGAAQHIIWRSLGYRDDLERKPSHIEMIAVQASAGMVAGACSSVITTPIDTIKTRLQVMDNYGVGRPSVIKTTKALLKEDGWRGFYRGFGPRFLNMSLYGTTMIVTYELIKRLSVKAK from the exons ATGGCACTGGAAACGGAGGCGGTCGCTGCTCCAGAGATCCCTCTTTCCGAAACAGAAATCAATTGGGATAG GTTGGACAAGACAAGGTTTCATATTATCGGGGCTGTCCTCTTTACTGCTCAGTCAGCGCTACTACATCCCACAGCAGTAGTGAAGACTAGAATGCAAGTAGCTGGTTCTGAACTTTTGCGCATGCACGGAATAACAGTATTCAGTCATACATTGAAAAATGATGGTATCCCCGGCATTTTCAGAGGCTTTGGTACTTCTGCCATTGGCTCATTGCCAGGCAGGGTCTTGGCATTGACGTCACTTGAAGTATCAAAAGATGTGATGCTAAAGTATACTGAAGGTCTTAATATGCCTGAGGCAACACGTGTTGGCGTTGCAAATGGAGTGGCAGGCATGTTGTCAAATTTAGTTTCTTGTGTGTACTATGTACCTTTGGATGTG ATTTGCCTTAGATTAATGGTTCAAGGGCTTCCTGGGACTACATTTTGCAGTGGGCCATTTGATGTTATTCGTAAGGTGGTAAAGGATGAAGGGTTTCGTGGTATGTATAGAGGCTTTGGATTAACAGCTGTGACTCAATCCCCTGCATCTGCACTTTGGTGGGGGACTTATGGTGCTGCTCAACACATTATTTGGAG GAGCTTGGGCTATAGAGATGATTTGGAAAGGAAACCGTCTCATATTGAGATGATTGCAGTTCAGGCCTCAGCAGGAATGGTGGCTGGTGCTTGTTCCTCAGTTATTACTACTCCTATAGACACCATAAAGACACGACTTCAG GTCATGGATAATTATGGTGTTGGAAGGCCATCTGTAATCAAGACGACGAAGGCACTCCTGAAAGAAGATGGATGGAGGGGTTTTTATAGAGGATTTGGACCTCGGTTCTTAAATATGTCTCTCTATGGAACTACAATGATTGTTACTTATGAACTGATAA AGAGATTGTCAGTAAAGGCAAAATGA
- the LOC131150336 gene encoding uncharacterized mitochondrial protein AtMg00810-like translates to MVDCKPISTPFVVDSHLSETGTAYSDATQFRSLAGALQYLTLTRPDLSYSVNSICQYMHARTIDHFRALKHILRYIKGTSHYGLQLSQDPCSTLKQITVARSSTEAEYQALAFVAAELS, encoded by the exons ATGGTGGACTGCAAACCAATTTCCACACCCTTTGTGGTCGATTCTCATCTTTCAGAAACTGGTACAGCATATTCAGATGCAACACAATTTCGCTCATTGGCTGGAGCCTTGCAATATTTGACTCTTACACGTCCAGATTTGTCTTACAGTGTTAATTCCATCTGTCAATATATGCATGCTCGTACTATTGATCACTTTCGTGCCTTGAAGCATATTTTACGATACATTAAAGGCACATCCCACTATGGTCTTCAGCTATCACAAGATCCTTGTTCAACTCTG AAGCAAATCACCGTCGCACGTTCCAGCACTGAGGCAGAATACCAAGCTCTTGCATTTGTAGCTGCCGAACTCTCCTAG
- the LOC131151693 gene encoding uncharacterized protein LOC131151693 isoform X1: MALETEAVAAPEIPLSETEINWDRLDKTRFHIIGAVLFTAQSALLHPTAVVKTRMQVAGSELLRMHGITVFSHTLKNDGIPGIFRGFGTSAIGSLPGRVLALTSLEVSKDVMLKYTEGLNMPEATRVGVANGVAGMLSNLVSCVYYVPLDVICLRLMVQGLPGTTFCSGPFDVIRKVVKDEGFRGMYRGFGLTAVTQSPASALWWGTYGAAQHIIWRSLGYRDDLERKPSHIEMIAVQASAGMVAGACSSVITTPIDTIKTRLQVMDNYGVGRPSVIKTTKALLKEDGWRGFYRGFGPRFLNMSLYGTTMIVTYELISMFPFHIFPYGSHG, encoded by the exons ATGGCACTGGAAACGGAGGCGGTCGCTGCTCCAGAGATCCCTCTTTCCGAAACAGAAATCAATTGGGATAG GTTGGACAAGACAAGGTTTCATATTATCGGGGCTGTCCTCTTTACTGCTCAGTCAGCGCTACTACATCCCACAGCAGTAGTGAAGACTAGAATGCAAGTAGCTGGTTCTGAACTTTTGCGCATGCACGGAATAACAGTATTCAGTCATACATTGAAAAATGATGGTATCCCCGGCATTTTCAGAGGCTTTGGTACTTCTGCCATTGGCTCATTGCCAGGCAGGGTCTTGGCATTGACGTCACTTGAAGTATCAAAAGATGTGATGCTAAAGTATACTGAAGGTCTTAATATGCCTGAGGCAACACGTGTTGGCGTTGCAAATGGAGTGGCAGGCATGTTGTCAAATTTAGTTTCTTGTGTGTACTATGTACCTTTGGATGTG ATTTGCCTTAGATTAATGGTTCAAGGGCTTCCTGGGACTACATTTTGCAGTGGGCCATTTGATGTTATTCGTAAGGTGGTAAAGGATGAAGGGTTTCGTGGTATGTATAGAGGCTTTGGATTAACAGCTGTGACTCAATCCCCTGCATCTGCACTTTGGTGGGGGACTTATGGTGCTGCTCAACACATTATTTGGAG GAGCTTGGGCTATAGAGATGATTTGGAAAGGAAACCGTCTCATATTGAGATGATTGCAGTTCAGGCCTCAGCAGGAATGGTGGCTGGTGCTTGTTCCTCAGTTATTACTACTCCTATAGACACCATAAAGACACGACTTCAG GTCATGGATAATTATGGTGTTGGAAGGCCATCTGTAATCAAGACGACGAAGGCACTCCTGAAAGAAGATGGATGGAGGGGTTTTTATAGAGGATTTGGACCTCGGTTCTTAAATATGTCTCTCTATGGAACTACAATGATTGTTACTTATGAACTGATAAGTATGTTCCCGTTCCATATATTCCCCTATGGATCCCATGGTTAG